Proteins encoded within one genomic window of Macaca fascicularis isolate 582-1 chromosome 16, T2T-MFA8v1.1:
- the MCRIP1 gene encoding mapk-regulated corepressor-interacting protein 1 isoform X4 encodes MTSSPVSRVVYNGKRTSSPRSPPSSSEIFTPAHEENVRFIYEAWQGVERDLRSQVPGGERGLVEEYVEKVPNPSLKTFKPIDLSDLKRRSTQDAKKS; translated from the exons ATGACCAG CTCCCCCGTCTCCAGAGTCGTGTACAACGGCAAGAGGACCAGCAGCCCCCGCTCCCCACCCAGCAGCAGCGAGATCTTCACCCCAGCCCACGAGGAGAACGTCCGCTTCATTTACGAAG CCTGGCAGGGCGTGGAGCGAGACCTGCGAAGCCAGGTGCCGGGCGGCGAGCGGGGTCTGGTGGAGGAGTATGTGGAGAAGGTCCCTAACCCCAGCCTGAAGA CCTTCAAGCCCATCGACCTGAGTGACCTGAAGCGCCGGAGCACGCAGGATGCCAAGAAGTCCTAG
- the MCRIP1 gene encoding mapk-regulated corepressor-interacting protein 1 isoform X3, which yields MGIGQVCTDTLRRWLFPWVLLCCLDWSAVPRSWLTAALTSWAQAVLPPQPLSRWDYKCMLPHQRLRGSGSGALGSDAPAMTSSPVSRVVYNGKRTSSPRSPPSSSEIFTPAHEENVRFIYEAWQGVERDLRSQVPGGERGLVEEYVEKVPNPSLKTFKPIDLSDLKRRSTQDAKKS from the exons ATGGGAATAGGCCAGGTGTGCACTGATACCCTTCGGCGGTGGCTCTTCCCTTG ggtcttgctctgttgcctggactggagtgcagtgccacgatcttggctcactgcagcgttgacctcctgggctcaagcagtcctcccaccccagcctctgagtcgctgggactacaagtgcatgctgCCACACCAG AGGCTGAGGGGATCTGGCAGTGGAGCGCTAGGATCAGACGCCCCCGCAATGACCAG CTCCCCCGTCTCCAGAGTCGTGTACAACGGCAAGAGGACCAGCAGCCCCCGCTCCCCACCCAGCAGCAGCGAGATCTTCACCCCAGCCCACGAGGAGAACGTCCGCTTCATTTACGAAG CCTGGCAGGGCGTGGAGCGAGACCTGCGAAGCCAGGTGCCGGGCGGCGAGCGGGGTCTGGTGGAGGAGTATGTGGAGAAGGTCCCTAACCCCAGCCTGAAGA CCTTCAAGCCCATCGACCTGAGTGACCTGAAGCGCCGGAGCACGCAGGATGCCAAGAAGTCCTAG
- the MCRIP1 gene encoding mapk-regulated corepressor-interacting protein 1 isoform X2 — MLPHQRLRGSGSGALGSDAPAMTSSPVSRVVYNGKRTSSPRSPPSSSEIFTPAHEENVRFIYEAFKPIDLSDLKRRSTQDAKKS; from the exons atgctgCCACACCAG AGGCTGAGGGGATCTGGCAGTGGAGCGCTAGGATCAGACGCCCCCGCAATGACCAG CTCCCCCGTCTCCAGAGTCGTGTACAACGGCAAGAGGACCAGCAGCCCCCGCTCCCCACCCAGCAGCAGCGAGATCTTCACCCCAGCCCACGAGGAGAACGTCCGCTTCATTTACGAAG CCTTCAAGCCCATCGACCTGAGTGACCTGAAGCGCCGGAGCACGCAGGATGCCAAGAAGTCCTAG
- the MCRIP1 gene encoding mapk-regulated corepressor-interacting protein 1 isoform X1 has protein sequence MLPHQRLRGSGSGALGSDAPAMTSSPVSRVVYNGKRTSSPRSPPSSSEIFTPAHEENVRFIYEAWQGVERDLRSQVPGGERGLVEEYVEKVPNPSLKTFKPIDLSDLKRRSTQDAKKS, from the exons atgctgCCACACCAG AGGCTGAGGGGATCTGGCAGTGGAGCGCTAGGATCAGACGCCCCCGCAATGACCAG CTCCCCCGTCTCCAGAGTCGTGTACAACGGCAAGAGGACCAGCAGCCCCCGCTCCCCACCCAGCAGCAGCGAGATCTTCACCCCAGCCCACGAGGAGAACGTCCGCTTCATTTACGAAG CCTGGCAGGGCGTGGAGCGAGACCTGCGAAGCCAGGTGCCGGGCGGCGAGCGGGGTCTGGTGGAGGAGTATGTGGAGAAGGTCCCTAACCCCAGCCTGAAGA CCTTCAAGCCCATCGACCTGAGTGACCTGAAGCGCCGGAGCACGCAGGATGCCAAGAAGTCCTAG
- the MCRIP1 gene encoding mapk-regulated corepressor-interacting protein 1 isoform X5: MTSSPVSRVVYNGKRTSSPRSPPSSSEIFTPAHEENVRFIYEAFKPIDLSDLKRRSTQDAKKS; this comes from the exons ATGACCAG CTCCCCCGTCTCCAGAGTCGTGTACAACGGCAAGAGGACCAGCAGCCCCCGCTCCCCACCCAGCAGCAGCGAGATCTTCACCCCAGCCCACGAGGAGAACGTCCGCTTCATTTACGAAG CCTTCAAGCCCATCGACCTGAGTGACCTGAAGCGCCGGAGCACGCAGGATGCCAAGAAGTCCTAG